A stretch of Deinococcus roseus DNA encodes these proteins:
- a CDS encoding DUF2382 domain-containing protein, whose protein sequence is MSDHKPSDLQPADLSQTSLSATDETLIVTPSLRQTASQQEGMAQTGSFHSTLEHTQQTRTADLQQDPDKILVGTLELREEVPEVQILREKLGAISVRRERRVREETITVDLVTEVLVIETTAGTPSVTLLGVELPVGEALELEIYREDAEISKKVVRSEHIKVFKDRVTETISIPTVLAREELVVDEHPAAETTLPDQTHRDNS, encoded by the coding sequence ATGTCAGACCACAAACCATCAGATTTGCAACCAGCAGACCTGTCCCAGACCAGCCTCTCTGCAACCGACGAAACCCTGATCGTGACCCCTTCCCTGCGGCAAACCGCTTCCCAGCAAGAAGGCATGGCGCAGACCGGCAGCTTTCACAGCACCCTGGAACACACCCAGCAGACCCGAACCGCAGACCTCCAGCAAGACCCCGACAAAATTCTGGTGGGCACCCTGGAGTTGCGGGAAGAGGTGCCAGAAGTGCAGATCCTGCGGGAAAAGCTGGGGGCCATTTCGGTGCGCCGGGAACGTCGGGTGCGCGAGGAAACCATAACGGTGGATCTGGTGACCGAAGTGCTGGTCATTGAAACCACTGCTGGAACGCCCTCGGTGACGCTGCTGGGGGTGGAACTCCCGGTGGGCGAAGCCCTGGAACTGGAAATCTACCGGGAAGATGCCGAGATCAGCAAAAAAGTGGTGCGCTCCGAACACATCAAGGTCTTCAAAGATCGGGTGACGGAAACCATCAGCATCCCCACCGTGCTGGCCCGCGAAGAACTGGTGGTGGATGAACACCCTGCTGCAGAAACCACCCTGCCAGACCAGACCCACCGGGACAACAGCTGA